The following proteins come from a genomic window of Larimichthys crocea isolate SSNF chromosome III, L_crocea_2.0, whole genome shotgun sequence:
- the LOC104925590 gene encoding dual specificity protein phosphatase 19: MHSLAQEIQGFSKNRLKKQCTRVTTVTGRRLLERRTDGGEGEEQVEELEEGSGCGFVEDQSLDLQVGVVRPFLLLASQDAAHDIDTLQRYKVSHVLNVAYGVTNLFPDQFVYKTLQILDLPDTDITSYLGECSCFIDDVQEQDGAVLVHCNAGVSRSSSIVIGYLMLKEGLSFDDAYSQVKLARPSIRPNPGFYQQLQSYKP, translated from the exons atgcatTCGCTGGCTCAGGAGATCCAGGGCTTCTCCAAAAACCGCCTGAAGAAACAGTGCACGCGTGTTACCACAGTGACAGGCAGGAGGCTGCTGGAGAggaggactgatggaggagagggcGAGGAGCAGgttgaagagctggaggagggaAGTGGATGTGGATTTGTAGAAGATCAAAGTCTGGACCTTCAAGTCGGTGTTGTTAGACCTTTCTTACTGCTGG CTTCTCAGGATGCAGCCCACGACATTGACACCCTGCAGAGATATAAG gtGTCTCATGTGCTAAATGTGGCCTATGGAGTCACTAACCTGTTCCCAGATCAGTTTGTATATAAGACGCTCCAGATCCTGGACCTCCCGGACACGGACATCACTTCATATCTTGGGGAATGCAGCTGCTTCATAGATGACGTACAAGAACAG GACGGTGCCGTGCTGGTCCACTGTAACGCAGGTGTATCACGCTCTTCCTCCATCGTGATTGGCTACCTGATGTTGAAGGAAGGGTTGTCATTTGATGATGCGTACAGTCAGGTGAAGCTGGCGAGGCCCTCAATTCGCCCTAACCCCGGCTTCTACCAACAACTGCAGAGCTACAaaccttaa